One window of the Babesia microti strain RI chromosome IV, complete genome genome contains the following:
- a CDS encoding Importin-7 (overlaps_old_locusTagID:BBM_III08440;~overlaps_old_locusTagID:BBM_III08445;~overlaps_old_locusTagID:BBM_III08450) encodes MVRSVWGSMATFTLEHIVNALNGTVSEDSNTRKQCEQALAQICASPGACSSLLSACTNNQIQIIVRLGAAIRLKNEVNLKWSGNDELAEFDKDQVRNNLYESIKACVGEECANIRAVLLECFRVITCCDFPEKMGNLINVIVSDICQREDSVRVIVALTALRQALSSYEYSPNDSPAIAQSINSIVDMISHPLISVASEAANSGISNSTAATVIHYVVKIYWSFALLSNATCDKLAKLAPSWNQLLLFVLASDYSQATAHGNGVDEREWDTMGSNIEGIKCLKWTLRVTNRFVTRYTSKTHVDSSNPVKCNLYNIFITGGAVSNACQSVISLIKQHYSSKIFLPSSILYSAITFLKRCLQMGMVYKNVIKPHNEELALIMYNTLKLNAADEQMLEDDRREFIECQMNECYNYLTPRQAVSEFITYSTKYRGSDFMSIYIMLLGRYLPSKDVAEKFGSMSLLGLLSDRLTSKKRMNDFNLFNTLSTHVMPEFGSDSMWLQIKACWVYSIYVTVADKWAVNRDQHLTQVYKFIFEKCMDSNFVIKAIAVGCVKEFFNVNSEHLQSVITATVAQLVPIIFEIMAELEIETVASTLNDMIDKYKDHVTPHSAEIAAHLVSTLKVLLLEKDDETGDFSLTALTLLQTLTTLCDSLVDRKETLDDTKCDIEGMIMNHIVPLISYIFDKKCVDYYDENIVLLSLIIKLTRQPGIFYSYMDKILQAVSSQNDADDASDMGFLYVEQMIQSSLMAIKLLFQRDPQTFCNNIHYQQSLMAIVDRATIDQDIPSACILLGLALFATANSQTGDAFLTQSIDLFNKAKIQQPQDWDDTDNRRVCKLVLSSLYYSTVKYCALIDRCEMGANKLKSLIDYIANTTYSVSERKLMILSLIRIFMSLENAQTTGSLSVLSSSLAPLSHTLANVTLVNAEVKKSLKSESTSESDSGSEHSFLDYQDTHVTNNNGSYDSDYEDDSDYDSEEESEELAVKDDEYRILGQYINSSPWAQSLLSHTLGQSTFAQLVQTIKAKL; translated from the exons ATGGTACGGTCAGTGTGGGGGTCCATGGCTACGTTCACCCTTGAACACATAGTAAATG caTTAAACGGCACAGTTTCTGAAGATTCAAATACAAGAAAACAATGCGAACAGGCCCTAGCACAA ATTTGTGCATCTCCAGGTGCCTGCAGTTCACTACTCAGTGCTTGTACTAATAACCAA ATTCAAATTATAGTTAGGTTAGGAGCAGCTATTAGATTGAAGAATGAAGTTAATCTTAAGTGGAGTGGCAATGACGAACTTGCAGAGTTTGATAAGGATCAGGTTAGgaacaatttgtatgaGTCAATCAAAGCTTGTGTTGGTGAAGAATGCGCAAATATTCGTGCAGTTTTACTCGAATGCTTTAGAGTGATTACTTGTTGTGATTTTCCAGAAAAAATGGGTAACCttataaatgtaattgTCTCAGACATATGCCAAAGGGAGGACTCTGTGAGGGTGATCGTAGCCCTAACAGCACTAAGACAGGCTTTGAGCAGCTACGAATACAGTCCGAATGATTCTCCAGCAATTGCACAAAGTATCAATTCCATTGTGGATATGATCTCCCATCCGCTGATATCAGTGGCCTCTGAGGCAGCAAATTCTGGAATAAGCAATTCCACAGCCGCAACAGTTATACATTATGTAgtgaaaatatattggtCTTTTGCTCTACTTTCAAATGCTACTTGTGACAAACTGGCCAAGTTGGCTCCCAGTTGgaatcaattgttattatttgtgttgGCTTCAGATTATTCTCAAGCAACCGCCCATGGGAAT GGTGTTGATGAACGTGAGTGGGATACAATGGGTTCTAATATTGAGGGGATTAAGTGTCTAAAGTGGACGTTACGGGTCACTAACCGTTTTGTGACCAGATACACCTCAAAAACACATGTTGATTCATCAAATCCAGTGAAatgcaatttgtataacatttttattactGGCGGAGCTGTATCAAACGCATGTCAATCGGTGATATCGTTAATCAAGCAGCACTACAGCTCTAAGATATTCCTCCCCTCTTCAATTTTGTACAGTGCTATTACATTTCTAAAGCGCTGTCTTCAGATGGGAATGGTGTATAAGAATGTTATAAAACCTCATAATGAAGAATTAGCTCTGATAATGTACAATACACTTAAATTGAATGCAGCGGATGAGCAAATGTTGGAGGATGATAGACGAGAGTTTATAGAGTGTCAAATGAACGAATGCTATAACTACTTAACTCCTAGACAAGCAGTTTCAGAATTTATTACCTACTCAACCAAATACCGTGGTTCGGATTTCATGtccatatatataatgttgTTAGGCAGGTATTTACCCAGTAAAGATGTGGCGGAAAAGTTTGGCTCAATGTCATTACTTGGATTATTATCCGACCGTTTAACATCTAAAAAGAGAATGAATGACTTCAATCTATTCAATACGTTGTCAACTCATGTAATGCCGGAATTCGGTTCTGATTCTATGTGGTTGCAAATTAAGGCGTGTTGGGTATACTCTATATATGTAACAGTGGCTGACAAGTGGGCTGTAAATCGTGATCAGCACTTGACACAAGTTTATAAGTTTATCTTTGAAAAGTGCATggattcaaattttgtaatcAAGGCTATTGCCGTAGGTTGTGTTAAAGAGTTTTTTAATGTCAACTCGGAACATTTGCAATCGGTAATTACTGCTACAGTGGCCCAACTTGTTCCCATAATATTTGAGATAATGGCTGAATTGGAGATAGAAACTGTGGCCAGCACCTTGAATGACATGATTGACAAGTATAAGGATCATGTTACTCCTCATTCTGCGGAGATAGCAGCCCATTTAGTTAGTACTTTGAAGGTCTTATTGCTGGAGAAGGATGACGAAACTGGCGATTTTTCACTAACAGCATTGACACTGTTACAGACCCTTACTACACTATGTGATTCGCTTGTTGACAGAAAAGAGACACTAGATGACACAAAATGCGATATAGAGGGGATGATTATGAATCACATAGTACCCCTTATCTCCTACATCTTCGACAAAAAATGCGTCGATTACTATGATGAGAATATAGTGTTATTGTCGCTAATAATCAAGCTTACCAGACAACCTGGGATATTTTACAGCTACATGGACAAGATACTGCAAGCAGTGTCTAGTCAGAATGATGCTGATGATGCATCTGATATGGGGTTTTTGTATGTAGAGCAAATGATCCAAAGCAGTTTAATGGCAATTAAACTTTTATTTCAAAGGGATCCTCAAACATTTTGTAACAATATACACTACCAGCAAAGTTTGATGGCGATTGTTGATCGCGCCACAATTGATCAGGAT ATCCCATCTGCATGCATTCTCCTAGGCCTAGCACTTTTTGCCACTGCCAACAGTCAGACTGGGGATGCGTTTTTAACGCAATCAATAGACTTGTTTAACAAGGCTAAGATCCAGCAGCCACAAGACTGGGATGATACTGATAATAGGAGGGTTTGTAAGCTCGTCCTTTCGTCACTCTACTACTCCACCGTTAAATATTGTGCGCTCATAGATCGCTGTGAAATGGGAGCTAATAAACTTAAAAGCCTCATAGACTATATAGCAAATACTACATATAG CGTTTCAGAGAGGAAATTGATGATACTTTCGCTTATCAGAATTTTTATGTCGTTAGAAAACGCACAAACCACTGGCAGCCTATCTGTGTTGAGTTCTTCACTGGCACCGCTATCCCATACACTAGCAAATGTTACCCTGGTTAATGCGGAGGTGAAGAAGAGTCTCAAGTCAGAATCTACCAGTGAATCTGACTCAGGGAGTGAACACAGCTTCCTCGATTATCAGGACACCCAtgtaacaaataataatggcAGTTATGACAGCGACTACGAAGATGACAGTGATTATGATAGTGAGGAAGAGAGTGAGGAATTGGCAGTGAAAGATGACGAGTACAGGATACTAGGCCAGTACATAAACTCCAGCCCCTGGGCTCAATCTCTCCTATCGCATACCCTAGGGCAATCAACATTCGCCCAGTTG GTTCAAACGATTAAGGCCAAATTATAA
- a CDS encoding syntaxin 1B/2/3 (overlaps_old_locusTagID:BBM_III08455) has protein sequence MYDRFSELKSIAAGSKTQRPVDCVIINIDDFGPNDTTKNEYIDNNSKADTNFVTENRDLNSYMAHIEVVRAYINKIHASSNAIRSLMTRIVSSSTIQQEEELSNKLNAIVTQTNEECANCKNAIMELKEKRNRGNSTEAQIRENAYNVSLKQFQSALKEYRDAQTQFRKTSKAKTARQLQIAYPEMNNEDLKKVENGSYKAIESILQSKIIGNHTLKDAIVDIQEKYKDVISLEKSVEELHQMIIDLAGLVSYQGELIYQIEHNALKAVEYTDKANDELKKAEDYKRSGSKIMIWIAFGITIASVFVIVPVVFKSF, from the coding sequence ATGTATGATCGTTTTTCGGAACTAAAGTCCATTGCCGCGGGCAGTAAGACGCAAAGACCCGTCGACTGTGTAATCATTAACATCGACGATTTTGGGCCAAATGACACTACCAAAAATGAATACATAGATAATAACTCTAAGGCAGATACTAATTTTGTTACAGAAAATCGTGACCTGAATTCATACATGGCGCATATAGAAGTTGTGAGAGCgtatataaacaaaatacATGCATCAAGTAATGCAATAAGGTCTTTAATGACACGAATCGTCAGTTCATCTACAATACAACAAGAGGAAGAGTTAagtaataaattgaatgcCATAGTCACACAGACTAATGAAGAATGTGccaattgtaaaaatgcaattatgGAATTGAAGGAGAAAAGGAATCGGGGTAATTCGACTGAAGCACAAATTAGGGAAAATGCATACAATGTATCACTTAAACAATTCCAATCTGCCCTAAAGGAATATCGCGATGCACAAACGCAGTTTCGAAAGACTAGTAAGGCTAAAACAGCACGGCAATTACAAATTGCATACCCAGAGATGAACAATGAAGATTTGAAGAAAGTTGAGAATGGGTCTTACAAAGCAATtgaatcaattttacaatctaAAATAATCGGCAATCATACTCTAAAGGATGCGATTGTAGATATTCAAGAAAAGTACAAAGACGTAATATCACTAGAAAAATCAGTGGAAGAATTACACCAAATGATAATAGACCTAGCTGGTCTAGTATCATACCAAGGCGAATTAATATACCAAATTGAGCACAATGCTTTAAAGGCGGTGGAGTATACAGATAAGGCGAATGATGAATTGAAGAAAGCGGAGGATTACAAGCGGAGTGGATCCAAAATTATGATCTGGATTGCTTTCGGAATCACTATTGCATCAGTATTCGTCATAGTTCCAGTGGTATTTAAGTCCTTTTAG
- a CDS encoding p21-activated protein kinase-interacting protein 1-like (overlaps_old_locusTagID:BBM_III08460) — protein MSKRLLLVSGCYDGGLVGLECTADNQSQSVQFNPLFKFLAHQGSVKAISIGNGILATGGTDETVCLYDINKRVTYGSLQICRGTITALAWQHELSKVKKLLVATNTGKIYLFRAHDLEEICELNAHDEQILDMAIHPKGKVFISLGKDSKLKLWDLTTNLCVYNTTLSNYASSITFSGSGNNYAFISDRNCTISSVTDQFKPIGITTTDVLTCITFIEDDTVLLGTNNGSILACLFLQSSTPRNLIKQECRLKSLKVFNMNNNTIVLAANSKGDIYCWKYINLELIQIGYFKTETRLITMQVSHMK, from the exons ATGTCAAAAAGATTGTTATTAGTGAGTGGATGTTACGATGGAGGCCTCGTAGGCCTTGAATGTACAGCTGATAATCAATCGCAATCAGTTCAATTCAACCCTTTATTCAAATTCCTTGCACATCAA GGTTCTGTCAAGGCCATTTCGATTGGAAACGGAATTCTAGCTACGGGCGGGACTGATGAGACTGTTTGTTTGTATGATATTAACAAGCGTGTGACATATGGCTCCCTTCAGATATGTAGGGGTACAATCACAGCACTAGCATGGCAACATGAATTATCTAAGgtaaaaaaattgctaGTAGCTACAAATACTGGCAAAATATATCTGTTTAGAGCACATGATTTGGAAGAAATTTGCGAGTTAAACGCACATGATGAGCAAATTCTAGATATGGCAATTCATCCAAAGGGAAAAGTATTTATTTCACTGGGTAAAGATTCAAAACTTAAGTTATGGGATTTGACAACTAATCTATGTGTTTATAACACAACCCTTAGCAATTATGCCTCTTCAATAACATTCTCAGGTAGTGGTAATAACTATGCATTCATATCTGATCGTAAC TGCACAATATCAAGTGTGACTGACCAATTTAAGCCAATAGGAATAACTACCACCGACGTACTAACTTGCATTACTTTTATTGAAGATGATACAGTACTATTGGGTACTAACAATGGTAGTATTTTGGCCTGTCTGTTTTTACAAAGTAGCACGCCGCGCAATCTGATTAAACAAGAATGTCGTCTTAAATCTCTAAAGGTCTTCAATATGAATAATAACACAATCGTACTTGCAGCTAACTCTAAAGGAGATATTTATTGTTGGAAATACATCAACTTAGAACTAATTCAAATCGGTTATTTTAAGACTGAAACCAGACTTATTACTATGCAGGTTTCACACATGAAGTGA